From the genome of Vicia villosa cultivar HV-30 ecotype Madison, WI linkage group LG2, Vvil1.0, whole genome shotgun sequence, one region includes:
- the LOC131650125 gene encoding ACT domain-containing protein ACR4: MAFISEVKMSYSSSHYMDDEYEKLFRRMNPPRVVIDNEACKNATVIRVDSANKHGILLEVVQILTDLSLIITKAYISSDGGWFMDVFNVTGQDGNKVTDEVILDYIRKSLGPESCFPTTMRSVGVKQTMDHTAIELMGSDRPGLLSEVSAVLTNLKCNIVNAEVWTHNTRAAAVMHVTDEGTGSAITDSQRLSLVKELLCNVLGGGNRKRGAKTVVTDDSTHTDRRLHQMMFDDRDYERVDDDDFDEKQRPNVDVVNWSDKDYSVVTIECKDRPKLLFDTVCTLTDMQYVVFHANIDAEGPQAYQEYYIKHIDGSPVKSDAERQRVIHCLEAAIERRVSEGLKLEICTTDRVGLLSNVTRIFRENSLTVTRAEVTTKGGKAVNTFYVSGASGCIVDSKTIESIRQTIGNTILKVKGSPESVPQDSPTRSSIFSGLFKSRSFVNFGLVKSYS, from the exons ATGG CTTTTATTTCTGAGGTCAAAATGAGTTACTCTTCTTCTCATtacatggatgatgaatatgagaAACTATTCAGGAGAATGAATCCTCCTAG GGTTGTAATTGATAATGAAGCCTGCAAGAATGCCACTGTTATAAGG GTTGATAGTGCAAATAAACATGGAATACTCCTTGAAGTTGTGCAAATCCTCACTGATTTAAGTCTCATCATAACTAAGGCTTACATATCTTCTGATGGTGGATGGTTCATGGATG TTTTTAATGTGACTGGCCAAGATGGAAACAAAGTCACAGATGAAGTTATTTTGGATTACATTAGAAAG TCTCTTGGTCCTGAATCCTGCTTTCCGACTACAATGAGATCTGTCGGTGTTAAACAAACAATGGACCACACAGCAATTGAGTTAATGGGAAGTGATAGGCCAGGATTGCTCTCAGAAGTGAGTGCTGTTCTCACAAACCTCAAATGCAACATTGTGAATGCCGAGGTTTGGACTCACAACACTCGTGCGGCTGCTGTAATGCATGTGACCGATGAGGGAACCGGTTCTGCTATCACCGATTCTCAGAGGCTTTCGCTAGTCAAGGAGCTTCTATGCAATGTGCTTGGTGGTGGAAATAGGAAAAGAGGTGCCAAAACTGTTGTCACTGATGATTCGACGCATACTGATAGAAGGCTTCATCAGATGATGTTTGATGATAGGGATTATGAACGTGTCGATGATGATGACTTTGACGAGAAACAAAGACCAAATGTTGATGTTGTTAATTGGTCTGATAAggattattctgttgttactattGAATGCAAGGATCGGCCTAAGCTTTTGTTCGACACGGTTTGTACTTTGACAGATATGCAATATGTGGTGTTTCATGCTAATATTGATGCTGAGGGGCCACAAGCATATCAG GAATATTATATCAAGCATATCGATGGGTCCCCTGTAAAATCAGATGCAGAAAGACAAAGAGTGATACACTGTCTTGAAGCTGCAATTGAGAGAAGAGTTTCTGAG GGTTTGAAGCTAGAAATCTGCACCACCGACAGAGTAGGACTATTATCAAATGTGACACGTATCTTTAGAGAGAATAGCCTCACAGTTACAAGAGCAGAAGTAACAACAAAGGGAGGAAAAGCTGTTAACACATTCTATGTTAGTGGAGCTTCTGGTTGTATTGTTGATTCTAAGACAATTGAATCCATTAGACAAACAATTGGTAACACAATTCTAAAAGTAAAGGGCAGTCCTGAATCTGTTCCTCAAGATTCTCCTACAAGATCCTCTATCTTTAGTGGTCTTTTCAAGTCAAGATCTTTTGTTAACTTTGGTTTGGTTAAATCTTACTCTTGA